AATTTAATTTCACTAGAATGAAACAAGTTTGCTTGCTTGctcgtgtgtgtgtgagagagagagagaccttCGGAACAGGAGTGCCATCAACATTTGGGTACATCCCCAATGATGTTGCATTAGCGAGGATTGTCCCTTCTTCAGGCCTGAAATTTTCCAGGTCGGCTAACCTCAGGGCCTGGCCACCAACTGCATTGGCAAGAGTAACTGCCTTTTCTGGGGAAATGGAGAATATTTTCAAATTACAAGATGTATTACGATACGGACATCATTCATATAAATGACCATTTGGCTTACATCAAGTATGGACCAACAAGAGATGAAACAAAAAGCAATCATGTAAGAAAATCATACTAACTTTAAGATGGTATGGTATCTAGCGCAAAGTAGGTCCACTGCTCAATACGGTGTAAAGTGAGCCCGGGCTACAGTGAGCCCTTTTAGGGAAAAAAGGGGTCTTAATCCTCAAACAGTTCTGAAAACAAAATTAGACatctctactattaaaggggAGTTTGTTGGTTTCACTTCCATCGCTTCCACTCCTCAAATCGATACATGCCACCTCCTATCGACTTTTTTTAAAACCATGCAATAACCCCCATTAATATTTTTCCAAACCAACCCGAGAGAAGTGCATATTTCAACCCTGAACTTTTGCCCTAGTCTAATTTACAACCCCGAACTCCAATACCGTCTAAATTACAACCCCCAACTCTCAAAACCAGCTAGGATTCAACCCTCCCATCTCTGTTGACcggttttgaccagtcaacaggtCCAGTCAGCATGCCAAGTCAGCAAAAAATGCAACCCACCTCCTCATATCTGGGGAAAGAAATACCTTGCaaagcaacaacaacaacaaagcctttagtcccaaacaagttggggtaggctagaggtgaaacccataagatctagcaaccaactcatggttctggcacatggatagcaagcttccacgcactcctgtccatggctagttctctggtgatactccaatccttagtcccaaacaagttggggtaggctagaggttaAACCCATAAGATCTAGAAACCAACTCATggttctggcacatggatagcaagcttccacgcactcCTGTCCATGGCTAGTTCTCTGGTGATACTCCAGTCCTTCAGATCTCTCTTTACGGACTCCCCCCATGTCAAGTTCGGTCTACcccgacctctcttgacattatcagcccgctttagccgtccgctatgcactggagcttctggaggcctgcgctgaatatgcccaaaccatctcagatgatgttggacaagcttctcttcaattggtgctacccaactCTATCTTGCATATCATCATTCTAGACTCCGTCTGGCCACACATCCAATCCATCTCAACATGCGCATCTCAGCCACACCTAACTATTGAACATGTCagcttttagtcggccaacactcagcgccatacaacattgcgggtcgaaccgctGTCCTATAGAACTTGcctttagcttttgtggcactcaaAACAAATCAAATAAATCGCCAATAGTAAGAAATCCCTTGCAAGGAAACAACAAAATCAACTTTAGTTGTACGTAGACAATCTCAATCGCATCATGTCTTTCCTTAACTCTTTGCCTATGGATTCCCTCCCCACAGCATATCACAATCTCAACCCAATCAAAATTTTACTATGTTGAACTACCAGAATAAAATTgcccccgttgcaacgcacgggtatTTAGCTAGTTTACATATGGATGTGCAATATTTACGCACAAATTTTCATCTATATCTTGCCAACCGTGTTGTACACAACATAGACAAATACGTGGATCAAATAGAGAAACTTTTTGGTTTTGGGAGCTATAAATTCATCCTTTTGTGTAGCCAATAAATAAATGTATTTTTTAATAAAACTTTACAGATATGTAGAACACATCCATGgagaaaaattggaatttttttaAACTTCTAAATATATTTTCCGTATTTCTCAATATATTTTTCATATTTCCCAAAATATCGGGCTCCATGGAGCCCGGGAGCTAAATTGCTACAAGCATCTAGATGAGGATTGCTTTACTGTTCCAAGACCTAGTTCCAAATTAGCGAGGATGACATAAGAGAACTGAGTCCTGGGAAAGTCAGGTAATCCCAATAATAAGTTGGATGCAAATTAGCTAGAACAAACAAAGACATATTGGAGATGTAGGAGATGAGGATGGCAAAGGTGGGACGTGAAGCGTTGATACCACACGAAAGGAGTTTGTTTCAAACCGTACTGAGAGCAGTGTAGCCTGCTGACATGGTTAGATCGCAATGGAACGACGAAGCTAGAAGGCTGCTGGCGGTAAACCTCTTCGTCGATGATGACATTGAGGAAGGTATTCTTGACGTCTAGTTGCCGAATGGGTCAACCACGGTGATGGCAAGACTAAAGGTCTCGTCATAGTCGACCTGCCGGCTAAGCCTTTGACGATCCAAAGCGCTTTGTACCGAGCGAAAGCGGCGACCACCTGCCCTTCTAAAGCAGCGCGCTTTGGTCATGGTGTGGCGCCAATGAGGGTCCCGAGAGTACTGCGGTAGGACTTGGCACAGGTAAGACGACGACGATCTCAGTGGATGATTAGACAGTTCACCAAGACGACAATACCGTCCTTTGCAAGAGACCTCATGATAAGGACCTCATGATGCGGGTCAATCCTAGGACAAAGCACAAGAGCACCAACGCGAACCGAGCATGAAGGCACGGGAGTGGCGTCGCCGGAGGCAAGCTTGACAGTTACAAGCCTGACCGCCAAGGAACTCGAGGAAGAACATCCAGAGTTTGAATAATTAGAGGCGTTAAACACAACTGGAATAGGTAGCGGGGGGCTAGGCTTGGACATGCATGAGGGGGATGGTAGCAACGCCCGAGTGAGGACATGGTGGAGAGGCCGAGAGCACGTATGTTGGTTGCGGACTCGGCGGCGGCAGTCATGGCGGGAAACCATGCTAGGTTGGATTTAATTAATTTGATATCATGTGATAGAGAGCTGGGGAACACtgcacatggcatgatgcacacgCGATTGGTACAACCACCATACAATCAAAATAACATATTGTTAGGAGGATAATCTAGGGTTAGGTGCAACTAAAAGCTAACTATCTATATTGCTAACAGTTAAATTTTAACATGAAGCTCAATAAGAGGTGAAAATATCAGGAGAAGGGCGAAATCACGATAAACAACGATCCATTGCACTAAGGTTGCCGCGCTCTAATCATAACACGACATGGCACTGGATTTGGTTGTTGGGAATTAAAACATGGGTGCAACCAATTGCTCTGTGCAATAGAGTTGGATGCTTGTCAGGAAGCCTAGTCAGCGTGACCAAGGGATTGGCGACAACGATAACATGTCCCGACCCTTCATTTTCCAAACACGTGGGCCCAAAATATCAAGACCATATGAATATGAATTTCAAATCGGATAAATACAAATCTTACCATAGGTACGATTTGCTACTACAACTCTTGCACCCTTCTTCTTTGCCCCATAGGCAATTGCCTTAGCAGCACCACCAGCACCTACAACAACAATAAGCCTGCCAGACAATGGTGACATAGCAGCATCCTTTGACCCCAGACCTGTCGAACATAAATCATGTGATATTTGTGCATGACTCCCAAATAACTGTTAAAAGGGAATCGATTAAGATTGCTAAAACCTCCTATACCATCCTCAATAGCAGAAATTGCTCCAATGTAGTCTGTATTGTAGCCCACTAATTTGCCGTCTGATTTCCTAACTATAGTGTTTATGGCACCTATTGACTGCAGATTAACACAACAAAATAGCAGGTCAAACAAAGAGAAAGTGGAAGCTAATTAATGAAGTAGACACAAAAGAAGTACAGTGCATCCAGGTACCTTAGCAACAGCATCATGTTCATGGCAACAATGTACTGCATCCACTTTGAAAGGAAGAGAGCAACTGCATTACACAAAGTCAAACAGTGTAAAACAAAATTGCTCTTGTGAAATGTGCCAATGAAAAGGGCTGAAATGACTTTCTAGAAATTGATTTTATAGGAGTGCAAGAGTTCTGgttgttagagttataatataagtcatgtacccctttgtatttatcccgttgtataaggggtttcctgcatatgttccacacctgtacatgtatatatatcggcctatggcctcatgggaatacaagttgcatattcctaacatggtattggagccaagaggtcttgagttcaagacccgGCTGGCTGCAATTAAATTGCAGCCCACTTTCGGTCCACGTTTAGGCCTGAGGAAGCCACACGTGAGGGGGAGTGTtgtgttagagttataatataagtcatgtacccctttgtatttatcccgttgtataaggggtttcctgcatatgttccacacctttacatgtatatatatcggcctatggcctcatgggaatacaagttgcataTTCCTAACACTGGTTTTCTGAGGTACTGCTCGTGTTATGTGGGGTATTCCCTACACCAGGTGCAAAGCCCAACCTGGGGCTGGTTAGGTTGCAGCAGAGCAAGGGCATGTTGCCCTTCGACTTGTCTTCTAGTAACTAAATTTTCTAAGCTCCCTAGGAATAGAGCGCACACGGTGTCCGGCATTCTTTTGCGATGCGGACTCCACAGGTCAGCATGAGGTTGCGAGTTGCAGTTGCTCTCCCTTTGGGGTGCTCCCAGCCGTCAGTGGGCGAGAATGCGTGTGGAAAACACTTTCTGTACTCTCAACCTTTCCTCTGAAATCTCAACCCCTTCCCCAAGCTCTCTCTGGATCGCTGATCCCCTTCCTCGATCAGGGTATTACAAATATCAATGCTTTTTCAAGCAATGGGTTGCTGAAAATTTGGAGTTATCTATCAGTCCATGCATTTTTATCTATGAACTTTTTGTGTGTAATGATTTCTTGTAAATTTGAAAGGTATAGCCAGGACCTAGCAATACATGGTTACCTTGCTTGGTGGATTGTAAATCTCAAATGCCTTGGTAGGTAGTAAGCTCAGGCACACATCGACAGAGTTACTGTTCAATTCTTAGCATGACTAGCAAGGCTGTTATCCTGGAGTTCCTATATCACAAGTGATCCTTTTGTTATGTCGAAGTATTGAATTAACATCTTTAGAAAATCAGTTCTTTTTTACGTACAGTAGCAAAGAAGCAGGGTCTGTCCTAGAGCTACACACGCTCCACAAACAGTCTAAGAGAAATACAGTCATTATAGATTTTAGAAAGAGGTACCTACTTAATTCTTCAGTGCTTCATATCCTAGCGTTCTTCTTATGCTTAATGGTTTAGATTCTGATATTTTGGGATGATCTGACTCATACTTACTGATGAAGTAAAACGATTACCTTCCCTTGATTTCCTTTCTTAGTTCTGTTCCTTGATGTTGTGTTCTTCATCCGGTCTTCGTGTTCTATATTGTGCCagttcaatttttttttattgTACATAACAGAAAACTTCAGTATTTAGCACCCGTTTGTGTAACTTTTGCCGGATCATCGCCTAGTTACTAACTAACAGAATAAGAGAAGTGATGCATGGTTTTAAATTACATGATATATTTATAGTTGATGCTCTATAAGAATTTTTTACCATGCATGTATGTAACTTTCGCAAGAGTCCATCTTTCAGATTAGATTCATTTCAATAAATGAATAGTGTGTCTACACATTCTTATTTATGAATTTAAACCAAATTTAACTCCATGAAGTATTCTACATTAGTGGTCTTACTTCTTACTTCTATTGGCCGGAGAATCTCGAAATCCAGGTGAACAATGAACTACAAATAAGCAAAAATAAGTTAAAGGAATTCCAGGGCAACCAACAAACAAGCGGCGCAGCGAAGCGAAGCGCGCTTTCGCTTCTAGTTAGGATTGATCCCTAATTGAAAGAGTCAGTTCGTATTTGAATAGGTTAATTGAGTATATGTCAGGTAAGAGTCTGAATCCTAGTTGGGTTCCAAGTAAGTCACGTGTAAGGTTCCCCTCTATTTGAAGCAGGCAATCAATAAAGTCTGGTTCCAAATCTGGTGTTGTCTCCTCTGCCCCAGTACCTCTCTCATGGCCAACAGTGAAAAGATCACCAGTGCCGGCCTATGTCACATGGTACCCTTGCACATCGACAACTGCTCCTCCCAGGCTGATTGCTTCGCAATTCCTTTAGGCGGTTTCACCCTCGTCCTCGGCATTGAGTGGCTGCGCAAGCTTGGACCTACAGATGGGACGACGAATTACTTGGACAGGGATAGCTGCTCCTCGGCCAGCGGCTATGCACGCACTCCACAGCGATGACACAGCTCTTATGTTGATAGTCTGATGACCTCTTTATCAAACCAACTACACTGCCCCCGCACACGTGAACACACAATTCAGCTAAAGCCAGATATGCACCTGTGGCCGTGCGACCGTATTGTTACCGCCAACTTCAGAAGGATGAGCTAGAGCACCAGCATGCAACAATGCTACAACATGGTCTCGTCCAGCCAAGCGACTCCGAGTTCTCTTCACCTATGCTCCTTGTCAAGAAGCAAGATGCTACAACATGGTCTCGTCCAGCCAAGCGACTCCGAGTTCTCTTCACCTATGCTCCTTGTCAAGAAGCAAGATGGCTCGTGCTGTTTTTTTGTCAACTAACGTGCCATGAATGAAGACACGATCAACCGTAAGTCCCCGATTCCTATTGTCAACGATTTGTTGGATGAGCTTCGAGATGCGTGTTTTTTCACTAAGCTCGACCATCGCTCTAGCTACCATCAAGTGTGCATGCACCCCGATGAAATCGCCAAGACAGCCTTCCATAACCACAATGGCCATTATGAGTCAACTAACATGCCATGAATGAATACACGATCAACCGTAAGTCCCCGATTCCTAAGCTCGACCATCGCTCTAGCTACCATCAAGGATTCCATAGCCACAATGGCCATTATGAGTAACTTGTCAAGACAGCCTTCCATAGCCACAATGGCCATTATGAGTAACTTGTCATGCCATTCAGCCTGACTAATGCTCTGGCGGCATTCCAAGCTTTGATGAATGATATCATTCGACCATTCCTCTGTCGATTCGTACTTGTATTGTTTGATGATATATTGGTTTATAGCTCATCCTGGTTAGAGCACCTTCACCACCTACATGCTGTTTTCCAGGTTTTACGCCAACAAATACTCTTCCTTGTTGGATTAAACACCTGGTGCAGCCAACATCGAGTCGGTGCCTCAGTGGATTCAGCTCTACGGGGCCGCAATGCCTTCCTCCAGGATGTCCGGGGACACATCCTGCAAGCCCAGCAATATGCTAGAGTTATATGATGATAATCACCGGGAACTCTTGTTTGAGATGGGAGAATGAGCTTGGTAGTGCCTACGCTGCAGAACAGTAGAATCCTTGGCAGAGCATGTGCGCGGGAAGCTCGCTCCCACATACTATGGACCATTCAAGGTATTGGAGCGTATATAGGGTCAGTAGCATACCGTCTGGAACTCCCTCCAGGTACAAACCGACATGATGTCTTTCATGTTAGTCTTCTGAAGAAATTCCATGGTGACCCTCTGGCTAAGACCTCCTCACTGCCTCGTGTGGAAGACGGCAAGGTGATCATGCAGCCAGCCAAGATCCTCGGTGTAAGCCTACGTCGTGATGTCAAGCATGTGCTTGTTCAGTGGGAAGGTACAGCTGAAGATGATCGCTAATGGTCAGGCTGCGGCAGAGCAAGGCAAGTTACCTTTTGAGTTGTCTTCTAGTTAGGATTGATCCCTAATGGAATAATCAGTTCGTACTTGAATACTTTGATTGAGTATATGCAGGTAAGAGTCTGAATTCTAGTTGTGTTCCAAGTCGAGTCACGTGTAAGGCTTCAACGAAGGTCTGGTTCCTAATCTCCTGTTGTCTCCTCTACCCCGTTACCTCTCTCATAGCAGATGGGGCGTCACCTGCCGGCCGGCAACTCATCAGCCCAAGAGTATCTCCCCCGGCACGGCATAAACCTCCTATCTAAGAACCATAATAGCTCGTTCTCTAGTTCACCCCTTGTGTTAAAAATGCTTGTGTTAGCTACCTTGCACAAACCATGCAGATCAGTGTTTATTAAGCATGCTAAGAATGTTTGAActtgaaaaaggaaagaagatGAAAAAACACATTAAAAGGGCAAAAGTGGGGATATGCATAGCTAATGATACAGTTATACAAATGCACAAGTGAACAATTATGAGATCTGATGTGGTGGGAACCTCTGATAGATTTCTCAGTCTTTCAGGGATTATTTCCAATATGCACAGCCACGTGCTCATCAAGATCATATCAAAATAATCATTTCATTCTAAGCAATCCTACAGATTAGTAATGTATTCTTTTTCTACTTTGCTGAATTCTAATTAGTACCTAAATCCTGAAAAATCTGGAGATGAATATGTGTCAAGAAATCTAGCAAGATCGTCTGCCAGAAGTGGAAGATAAACAGCATTGTATCCAACAGATTGTAGACATTTATTGTGCAAAATTGGGCTCTTGCTCTGCTTTACTGGGTTGGCTATAAGACCAAGAACTTTTGTATCAGGTCCTATACACCTTATATTGTAAACGTCCAATAATTCTTCAAGTGTTGGTTGCCCAGATGCTGATGTCTTTGTAGCATCAAGTATTCCAAAGGTAAGATATCCACCAAATTTTGGGGATAACACCCTTGACATCAAACCTCTCTCACTCATCACCAATCCAATCATAGGCACCTGTCATTTCTATTAATCAGTGAAATGGCAATGTATAGGCCAGCATGAATTAATAAATCATGTAGCTTAACTCCTTAGCATGTAAGTGCACATCAGATTGCAATTAGCCAAACTGATGTTTGGCTTCTGATCAATAATATCAAGCTTTAAAGCCAAGATAAATGAATAATAAGATCGAAAAAATAGCAGATTATATCTTTTGGTCCCCACATTTATTTTCTTCACCCAGGCCACAAAAATGCAAAGTTTTCACGAAATTTGTACGTGCAGAAAGTACAGACATTATCATCAGTAATTTTAAAAATTTGGCAATTATATCTTTAGCCCGAGAGCATATGCCGCTGGGTGCAAATCTAAATTAGCAGAGATAAAGGATTATATGAAACAGCTGTTGAGTACCTTAACTCTTGTTCTCTGTAGGATATTAATTCTTTCAAGATGGAAAGTGCTAATTTGCTGATTATAAGTAATAGTAGTTGAGGAAATAGCAGAAACTACTGTCGTTATCACTTGAATTTGAGAAAAAAAACTGTAGAACTAATTATATTATGGCATTAACACCATGGACGCTTATTAACTTACAATTACTAAAAAAACATACCAATGGGTTAGAGAGTAGTGACATGTAAATATGTGATTATTGACTATTGTAATTCAATGTCCATGTCGACTTTGGTAAATATGGTATTTACGACGATCATACCAAAATATTTTAATAATGCATTATTACTAAAAGTATTTTATTTACAAAAAAAGTGATACCGTATTTGCCAAAATACCGTGTTCAGCAGACAAACCGGATGGACACAAAGGTAGCTAGTTAATAAAGTAAGGACAGGGAAAATTTCACAAATTAAGACAGCTAGCttgtttttcttcaatcttctatTCTATATTGAATAAACTATTATTTGAACATACAGGGAAATGGACCAACTAATTCTTGCACAGTACATACAGGTGGGTGCTGTTCATCTTGCTTAACTGAAGCACAACTGTAGAAAATCATTTTTTTTAACAGCAATGGGCCATAGTTAACTTTCTAGTTCTAC
The Aegilops tauschii subsp. strangulata cultivar AL8/78 chromosome 3, Aet v6.0, whole genome shotgun sequence genome window above contains:
- the LOC109739889 gene encoding bifunctional 3-dehydroquinate dehydratase/shikimate dehydrogenase, chloroplastic isoform X1 produces the protein MTLLCVPLVGRTVEEMKIDAAAAAAAGGDLVEIRLDYIEGFRPREDLPRLLHSCPLPVLVTYRPNWEGGRYDGDDATRFETLCLAMELGVDYVDIELKVADKFVDFLSGNKPDKCKLIVSSHNYESTPSCEELANLVARIQEVGADIVKVATTATDIIDVSRMFQVMVHCQVPMIGLVMSERGLMSRVLSPKFGGYLTFGILDATKTSASGQPTLEELLDVYNIRCIGPDTKVLGLIANPVKQSKSPILHNKCLQSVGYNAVYLPLLADDLARFLDTYSSPDFSGFSCSLPFKVDAVHCCHEHDAVAKSIGAINTIVRKSDGKLVGYNTDYIGAISAIEDGIGGLGSKDAAMSPLSGRLIVVVGAGGAAKAIAYGAKKKGARVVVANRTYEKAVTLANAVGGQALRLADLENFRPEEGTILANATSLGMYPNVDGTPVPKKALRFYDVVFDAVYAPKVTRLLREAKEHGVKVVSGVEMFVRQAMGQFEHFTGGIEAPESLMREIAAQYT
- the LOC109739889 gene encoding bifunctional 3-dehydroquinate dehydratase/shikimate dehydrogenase, chloroplastic isoform X2 → MTLLCVPLVGRTVEEMKIDAAAAAAAGGDLVEIRLDYIEGFRPREDLPRLLHSCPLPVLVTYRPNWEGGRYDGDDATRFETLCLAMELGVDYVDIELKVADKFVDFLSGNKPDKCKLIVSSHNYESTPSCEELANLVARIQEVGADIVKVATTATDIIDVSRMFQVMVHCQVPMIGLVMSERGLMSRVLSPKFGGYLTFGILDATKTSASGQPTLEELLDVYNIRCIGPDTKVLGLIANPVKQSKSPILHNKCLQSVGYNAVYLPLLADDLARFLDTYSSPDFSGFSCSLPFKVDAVHCCHEHDAVAKSIGAINTIVRKSDGKLVGYNTDYIGAISAIEDGLGSKDAAMSPLSGRLIVVVGAGGAAKAIAYGAKKKGARVVVANRTYEKAVTLANAVGGQALRLADLENFRPEEGTILANATSLGMYPNVDGTPVPKKALRFYDVVFDAVYAPKVTRLLREAKEHGVKVVSGVEMFVRQAMGQFEHFTGGIEAPESLMREIAAQYT